CGGAGGACCTCGTCACGCTGACGGTCGACGGCATCGAGATCAGCGTGCCCAAGGGCACCCTGGTCATCCGGGCCGCCGAACAGCTCGGCATCGAGATCCCCCGGTTCTGCGACCACCCCCTCCTCGCCCCGGCCGGCGCCTGCCGCCAGTGCATCGTCGAGGTCGAGGGCCAGCGCAAGCCCATGGCGTCGTGCACGATCACGTGTACGGACGGGATGGTGGTGAAGACCCACCTCACCTCGCCGGTCGCGGAGAAGGCCCAGAAGGGTGTGATGGAGCTCCTGCTCATCAACCACCCGCTGGACTGCCCGGTCTGCGACAAGGGCGGCGAGTGCCCGCTGCAGAACCAGGCCATGTCGCACGGCAACGCGGAGTCCCGCTTCGAGGGCCGCAAGCGCACGTACGAGAAGCCCGTCCCGATCTCCACCCAGGTGCTGCTCGACCGCGAGCGGTGCGTGCTGTGCGCCCGCTGCACCCGGTTCTCCAACCAGATCGCGGGCGACCCGATGATCGAACTGCTCGAACGGGGCGCGCTCCAGCAGGTCGGCACCGGCGAGGGCGACCCCTTCGAGTCGTACTTCTCCGGGAACACCATCCAGATCTGCCCGGTCGGCGCGCTCACGTCGGCGGCGTACCGCTTCCGCTCCCGCCCCTTCGACCTCGTCTCGTCGCCGTCCGTGTGCGAGCACTGCTCCGGCGGCTGCGCGACCCGCACGGACCACCGGCGCGGCAAGGTCATGCGGCGCCTCGCGGCCGACGACCCCGAGGTCAACGAGGAGTGGATCTGCGACAAGGGACGGTTCGCCTTCCGGTACGCGCAGCTCAAGGACCGGCTCGACACGCCGCTGGTGCGGGGCGAGTCCGGTGAGCTGGAGCCCGTGTCCTGGCCGGAGGCGCTTGAGGCCGCCGCCCAGGGCCTGCTCGCCGCGCGCGGCCGGGCGGGTGTGCTGACCGGCGGCCGGCTCACCGTCGAGGACGCCTACGCGTACAGCAAGTTCGCGCGCGTGGCGCTCGACACGAACGACATCGACTTCCGCGCGCGTGTGCACAGCGCCGAGGAGGCCGACTTCCTGGCCGCCCGGGTCGCGGGACACGGCCGTGACCTCGACGGCACGGGCGTCACGTACACCTCTTTGGAGAAGGCGCCTGCCGTCCTGCTCGTCGGGTTCGAGGCCGAGGAGGAGGCACCCGGCGTCTTCCTGCGGCTGCGCAAGGCCTGGCGGGGACACGGACAGCGGGTCTTCTCGCTCGCCACGCACGCCACCCGGGGTCTGACGAAGGCCGGCGGCACGCTGCTGCCCACCGCGCCCGGCACCGAGACCGAGTGGCTGGACGCCCTCGCGAGCGGGGTCGGGCTGGAGGAGGACGGTGTGCGGGCCGCCGAGGCGCTGCGCGCCGAGGGCGCGGTGATCGTCGTCGGTGAACGCCTGGCCGGTGTGGCGGGCGGGCTCACCGCCGCCGTACGGGCCGCGGCCGCGACCGGCGCCTCGCTGGCGTGGATCCCGCGCCGGGCCGGAGAGCGCGGCGCGATCGAGGTGGGCGCGCTGCCGTCGCTGCTGCCGGGTGGACGTCCGGCCACCGACCCGCGTGCGCGGGACGAGGTCGCCGCCGTCTGGGGCGTCGCCCAGCTTCCGCACCACTACGGCCGTGACACGGACCGGATCGTCGAGGCCGCGGCCACCGGCGAACTGCGGGCCCTGGTGGTTGCCGGTGTCGAGGTCGCCGACCTGCCCGATCCGGCACGCGCGCGTGAAGCCCTCGACGCGGTGCGCTTCCTGGTCTCGCTCGAACTGCGTCCCAGCGACATCACCGAGCACGCGGATGTGGTGCTGCCGGTCGCGGCGGTCGCCGAGAAGGCCGGCACCTTCCTCAACTGGGAGGGCCGGGTCCGCCTCTTCGAGGCCGCGCTCAAGCCCGACCAGATGACCCGCTCCCTGGCGCCCACCGACCTGCGGGTGCTCCAGATGCTCGCCGACGCCATGGACGTGCACCTTGGGCTGCCCGATCTGCGCACCGCGCGCGCGGAACTGGACCGGCTCGGCGCCTGGGACGGCCTGCGGGCCACCGACCCCCTGGCCATCGCCGCACAGTTGCCCCGCCCGGCCGCCGGGGAGGCCGTGCTCGCCGGCCACCGGTTGCTGCTCGACCAGGGCCGCCTCCAGGAGGGCGACGACGCGCTCGTCGGCACGCGGCACGCCGCACACGCGCGCGTGTCGGCCGCCACCGCCGCCGAAGCGGGCGTCGAGAACGGCGGCGTCCTGGCCGTGAGCGGCCCGTCCGGGACCGTCGAACTCCCGCTGGAGATCACCGAGATGCCCGACCGCGTGGTCTGGCTCCCGCTGAACTCCACGGGTGGAGGCGTCGCCTCCGACACCGGGGCGCTGCCCGGCACCCTCGTCCGCATCGGCCCGGCGACCCTCACCGCCGAAGCCCCCAAGGAGGTGGAGGCATGAGCCCGTACCTTGCCGCTGAAGACCTCTCGATGTTCGGCCGCGATCCCTGGTGGCTGGTCGTCATCAAGGCGGTGTTCTGCTTCGCCTTCCTGATGGTGACCGTGCTGTTCTCCATCGTCTGGGAGCGCAAGGTCGTCGCCTGGATGCAGCTGCGCATCGGACCCAACCGGCACGGCCCCTGGGGCATGCTCCAGTCGCTCGCCGACGGCATCAAGCTGATGCTCAAGGAAGACGTCATCGTCAAGCGCGCGGACAAGGTGGTCTACGTCCTCGCGCCGATCGTCGCGGCCATCCCGGCCTTCATGGCGATCGCGGTGATCCCCTTCGGGCCCGCCGGCAACGAGATCTCGATCTTCGGTCACCGCACCGCGATGCAGCTCACCGACCTGCCGATCGCGGCGCTCTACATCCTCGCGGTCGCCTCGGTCGGCATCTACGGCATCGTCCTCGCGGGCTGGAGCTCCGGGTCCACGTACCCGTTGCTGGGCGGCCTGCGGTCCTGTGCACAGATGATCTCGTACGAGATCGCCATGGGCGCCGCCTTCGCCTCCGTGTTCCTCTACTCGGGGTCGATGTCGACGTCGAGGATCGTCGAGCAGCAGCACGACCGCTGGTACATCCTGCTGCTGCCGGTCTCCTTCATCATCTACATCGTCACGATGGTCGGCGAGACCAACCGCGCCCCCTTCGACATGCCAGAGTCCGAGGGCGACCTGGTCGGCGGCTTCAACACCGAGTACTCGTCGATCAAGTTCGCGATGTTCATGCTGGCCGAGTACGTGAACATGGTGACGGTCTCGGCCGTGTCGACCACGCTCTTCCTCGGCGGTTGGCGGGCACCGTGGCCGATCAGCGGCTTCTGGGAGGGCGCGAACCACGGCTGGTGGCCGTTGCTCTGGTTCGTCGTCAAGGTCCAGCTGCTGCTGTTCTTCTTCATCTGGCTGCGCGGCACGCTCCCGCGCGTCCGCTACGACCAGCTGATGAAGCTCGGCTGGAAGGTCCTCATCCCGGTGTCCGTGGTCTGGCTGATGCTCGTCGCGACCGTACGGGCGCTTCGAAACGAAAACTACGGTTTCAGCGATATCGCCCTGTACGTCGTCGGCGGCGTCCTCGCGCTGCTGCTGGTGTCGTTCGTCATCGACACGTTCCGCGAGAAGACGAAGGAGGCCTCGCCGCCCGCCGAGGGGCCAGCCGCCTTCGACCCGATGGCGGGCGGATTCCCCGTACCGCCACTGCCCGGACAGACGCTGCCGCCGGTGCCGCGTCGCCGTTCGCGCGGGGAGCGGGAGCTGATTGTCAGTGGTGGGCCGGACACTGTCAGTGACGGATCTTCGGATGGAAAGGAGGCGTCCGATGGCTGAGGAGCCCAAGGAGACCAAGCCCGGTTTCCAGAACCCTGTGGCCGGCTTCGGCGTGACCTTCAAGGCCATGTTCAAGAAGCGGCTCACCGAGCAGTACCCGGAGCAGCAGAAGACCACGGCTCCGCGGTTCCACGGGCGGCACCAGCTCAACCGCCATCCGGACGGCCTGGAGAAGTGCGTCGGCTGCGAGCTGTGCGCCTGGGCCTGCCCCGCCGACGCGATCTATGTGGAGGGCGCGGACAACACGGAAGAGGAGCGCTACTCGCCGGGCGAGCGGTACGGGCGGGTGTACCAGATCAACTACGCCCGCTGCATCCTGTGCGGTCTGTGCATCGAGGCGTGCCCCACGCGGGCGCTCACGATGACGAACCAGTTCGAGCTGGCGGACTCCAGCCGCGCCAACCTCATCTACACCAAGGAACAGCTGCTCGCCGGCCTCGAAGAGGGCATGGTCGACACACCCCACGCCATCTACCCGGGGACGGACGAGCAGGACTACTACCGGGGCCTGGTGACGGAGGCCGCGCCCGGCACCGTACGCCAGGTCGCGGTGTCGAAGGGCGAGCAGCATCAATCGGCAGGCCCTTCGGGCGCGGCAGAAGAACAGGGGGCGGACGCATGAGCGCCCAACTCGCCGCCTACTCCACCTCCACCGGAGAGGCCTTCCAGTTCTGGGTCCTGGGCACCGTCGCGGTGATCGGCGCCCTGTGCACCGTCTTCATGAAGAAGGCCGTGCACAGTGCCCTCTGCCTGGCCGGCACCATGATCGTGCTGGCGGTGTTCTACCTCGCCAACGGCGCCTACTTCCTCGGGATCGTGCAGATCGTCGTCTACACCGGCGCGATCATGATGCTGTTCCTGTTCGTGGTGATGCTGGTCGGCGTGACCGCGGCGGACTCCCTGAAGGAAACCATCAAGGGCCAGCGCTGGCTGGCCCTTGTGTGCGGGCTCGGCTTCGGCATCCTGCTCCTCGCGGGCATCGGCAACGCGTCCCTGAAGGAGTTCAACGGCCTGGGCCAGGCGAACGCGAACGGCAATGTGGAGGGCCTGGCCGCCCTCATCTTCACCAAGTACGTGTTCGCCTTCGAAATCACCGGCGCCCTGCTCATCACGGCCGCGGTCGGCGCCATGGTGCTCACCCACCGCGAGCGCACCGAGCGCGCCAAGACCCAGCGCGAGCTGTCCGAGCAGCGCGTACGGGAGGGCAAGCACCTTCCGCCGCTGCCCGCGCCCGGCGTCTACGCCCGGCACAACGCGGTGGACATCGCGGGCCTCCTCCCGGACGGCACCCCGTCCGAGCTGAGCGTCAACAAGACGCTGCGCGACCGCGGTCAGATCCGTGACGTGTCCGACGAGGCGCTCGGCGATCTGAAGGCCCTGGAGCAGCGCACCGCCGAGCGCCTGGAGCGGACCGAGGGCAAGCGGTCGGCGCTCAAGAGGACCGAGGAGGCGTCGAAGTGAACCCGGTCAACTACCTCTATCTCGCCGCTCTGTTGTTCACGATCGGCGCGACCGGCGTGCTGATCCGGCGGAACGCGATCGTGGTGTTCATGTGCATCGAGCTCATGCTCAACGCCTGCAATCTCGCGTTCGTCGCGTTCTCCCGGATGCACGGCAATCTCGACGGCCAGATCATCGCCTTCTTCACGATGGTCGTCGCCGCCGCGGAGGTCGTGGTCGGGCTCGCGATCATCGTGTCGCTGTTCCGTACCCGCCATTCGGCCTCGGTCGACGACGCCAGCCTGATGAAGCTGTAAGGGGTCGCTGAATCGTGGAGAACCTGATTGCGCTGCTGATCGCGGCGCCTCTGCTCGGAGCGGCCGTTCTGCTGTGCGGCGGCAGAAGGCTGGACGCGGTCGGCCACTGGATCGGCACCGTACTGGCCGCTGCCTCCTTCGTGCTCGGCGTCGTCCTCTTCGCCGACATGCTGGGGAAGGGCGCCGACCACCGGACCCTGACGGAGCACCTGTTCAGCTGGGTCCCGGTGGCCGGCTTCCAGGCCGACGTCACCTTCCGGCTCGACCAGCTCTCGATGACGTTCGTCCTGCTGATCACCGGCGTCGGCTCGCTCATCCACCTGTACTCGGTCGGGTACATGGAGCACGACGAGCGCCGGCGCCGCTTCTTCGGCTATCTGAACCTGTTCCTCGCGGCGATGCTGCTGCTCGTCCTCGCCGACAACTACCTGCTGCTGTACGTCGGCTGGGAGGGCGTGGGTCTCGCCTCGTATCTGCTGATCGGCTTCTGGCAGCACAAGCCGAGCGCGGCGACCGCGGCGAAGAAGGCGTTCCTCGTCAACCGCGTCGGCGACATGGGCCTGTCGATCGCGATCATGCTGATGTTCACGACGTTCGGGACCTTCGCCTTCGGGCCGGTCCTGAGTCACGTCGGTAATGCCGGCGAGGGCAAGCTCACCGCCATCGCCCTGATGCTGCTGCTCGCCGCGTGCGGCAAGTCGGCCCAGGTGCCGCTGCAGTCCTGGCTCGGGGACGCGATGGAGGGCCCGACCCCGGTCTCCGCCCTCATCCACGCCGCGACCATGGTGACCGCGGGCGTGTACCTCATCGTCCGCTCCGGCGCGATCTTCAACGCCGCGCCCGACGCACAGCTGGTCGTCACCGTCGTCGGCGCCGTCACGCTCCTCTTCGGTGCGATCGTCGGTTGCGCGAAGGACGACATCAAGAAGGCACTGGCCGGTTCGACCATGTCGCAGATCGGCTACATGGTGCTGGCCGCGGGCCTCGGCCCCATCGGCTACGTTTTCGCGATCATGCACCTGGTGACGCACGGCTTCTTCAAGGCCGGGCTGTTCCTCGGTGCCGGTTCGGTCATGCACGGCATGAACGACGAGGTCGACATGCGCAGGTACGGCGGCCTCAGGAAGTACATGCCGGTCACCTTCGTGACCTTCGGCCTCGGCTACCTCGCCATCATCGGCTTCCCGGGCCTGTCGGGCTTCTTCTCCAAGGACAAGATCATCGAGGCGGCGTTCGCCAAGGGCGGCACCGAGGGATGGATCCTCGGCGGCGCGGCCCTGCTGGGCGCGGCCATCACGGCGTACTACATGACGCGCGTGATGCTGATGACGTTCTTCGGCGAGGAGCGCTGGCGTCATGCCGAGACGCCGTCCCCGGCCGAGCCCAGCGTGGAGCCCGCCGCCGAAACGCGCGGCGAGCACGCAGAGCCGCACCCGCACGAGTCACCCAAGGTCATGACGATCCCGATGATCGTGCTGGCCTTCGGCTCGGTGTTCGCGGGCGGGTTCTTCTCGATCGGCGACCGCTTTGTGCACTGGCTGGAGCCGGTCACCGGGCACGAGGAGGGCAACTCGCCGGTCAGCGCGCTGACGGTCACGGCCGCCACCCTGGTGCTGCTCGTCGTCGGCGTCGCCATCGCCTACGCCCAGTACGGTCGCCGCCCGGTCCCGGTCGTCGCCCCGCGCGGATCGCTGCTCACCCGGGCCGCCCGGCGCGACCTGCTCCAGGACGACTTCAACCACGTCGTCCTCGTCCGCGGCGGAGAGCACCTCACGCGCTCCCTGGTGTACGTGGACCACACCCTGGTCGACGGCGTCGTCAACGGCACGGCGGCCTCGGTCGGCGGCCTGTCCGGACGGCTCCGCCGCCTGCAGAACGGCTACGCGCGGTCGTACGCGGTCTCGATGTTCGGGGGTGCGGCGGTGCTCGTCGCCCTGACCCTGCTGATGAGGGCGGTCTGATAGCGATGTCCTTTCCTCTGCTGACAGCGACGGCGGTACTCCCGGCCGTGGGAGCGATCGCCACGGCCGCGGTCCCGGCCGCCCAGCGCACCGTCGCCAAGTGGCTGGCGTTGGTCGTCTCCCTCGCCACCTTCGTGCTCGCCGCGATCGTCGCCATCCGCTTCGAGCCGGGCGGCGCCCGCTACCAGTTCACCGAATCGCACGCCTGGATCAAGGACTTCGGGGTGCGGTACGAGCTGGGTGTGGACGGCATCGCGGTGGCGCTCATCGCGCTGACCGCGCTGCTGATCCCGTTCGTGATCCTGGCGGGCTGGCACGACGCCGACCCGTTGGAGACCGGAAGCCGCCGCTGGCGGCCGACGCAGGGCTTCTTCGCCCTGATCCTGGCCGTAGAGGCGATGGTGATCCTCTCCTTCGAGGCCACCGACGTCTTCGTCTTCTACATCTTCTTCGAGGCCATGCTCATCCCGATGTACTTCCTCATCGGCGGCTTCGGGGACCGGGCCCACGAGCACGGTGAGAAAGCGGCGTCCACGCAACGGTCGTACGCCGCGGTGAAGTTCCTCCTCTACAACCTGGTCGGCGGCCTGATCATGCTCGCCGCCGTGATCGGCCTCTATGTGCAGGCGGGGACCTTCTCGCTCCCCGAGATCGTGCAGGCAAGGGCGAGCGGCTCGCTCCACATGGCGACCAGCACCGAACGCTGGCTGTTCCTCGGCTTCTTCTTCGCCTTCGCGGTGAAGGCGCCGCTGTGGCCGCTGCACACCTGGCTTCCCAACGCCATGGGGGAGGCCACCGCCCCGGTCGCCGTGCTGATCACGGCGGTCGTCGACAAGGTGGGCACGTTCGCGATGCTCCGCTTCTGCCTCCAGCTGTTCCCGGAGGCAAGCAAGTGGGCGACACCCGCGATCCTCGTCCTTGCCCTGATCAGCATCATCTATGGGGCACTGCTCGCGGTCGGTCAGCGTGACATCAAACGGCTGGTCGCGTACGCGTCGATCTCGCACTTCGGCTTCATCATCATGGGCATCTTCGCGATGACCAGCCAGGGCCAGTCCGGCGCGACGCTGTACATGGTCAACCACGGGATCTCGACGGCGGCGTTGATGCTGGTGGCGGGCTTCCTGATCTCGCGCCGCGGCTCGCGTCTGATCGCCGACTACGGAGGCGTGCAGAAGGTCGCGCCGGTGCTCGCCGGCACGTTCCTGATCGGCGGCCTGGCGACCCTGTCCCTGCCGGGGCTCGCGCCGTTCGTGAGTGAGTTCCTGGTCCTGGTCGGCACGTTCACGCGCCACCCGGCGATCGGCATCATCGCCACCTTCGGCATCGTCCTCGCCGCGCTCTACACCCTCGTCCTCTATCAGCGGACGATGACGGGCCCGGTGAAGGCGGAGGTCGCCGAGATGCCGGACCTGCGCGTCCGTGAGCTCCTGGTCGTCGCCCCGCTGATCGCACTGCTGATCTTCCTGGGTGTCTACCCGAAGCCGGTCACCGACATCGTCAA
The Streptomyces sp. CGMCC 4.7035 DNA segment above includes these coding regions:
- a CDS encoding NADH-quinone oxidoreductase subunit G; the encoded protein is MTVTTSAPTGGGEAAVPPEDLVTLTVDGIEISVPKGTLVIRAAEQLGIEIPRFCDHPLLAPAGACRQCIVEVEGQRKPMASCTITCTDGMVVKTHLTSPVAEKAQKGVMELLLINHPLDCPVCDKGGECPLQNQAMSHGNAESRFEGRKRTYEKPVPISTQVLLDRERCVLCARCTRFSNQIAGDPMIELLERGALQQVGTGEGDPFESYFSGNTIQICPVGALTSAAYRFRSRPFDLVSSPSVCEHCSGGCATRTDHRRGKVMRRLAADDPEVNEEWICDKGRFAFRYAQLKDRLDTPLVRGESGELEPVSWPEALEAAAQGLLAARGRAGVLTGGRLTVEDAYAYSKFARVALDTNDIDFRARVHSAEEADFLAARVAGHGRDLDGTGVTYTSLEKAPAVLLVGFEAEEEAPGVFLRLRKAWRGHGQRVFSLATHATRGLTKAGGTLLPTAPGTETEWLDALASGVGLEEDGVRAAEALRAEGAVIVVGERLAGVAGGLTAAVRAAAATGASLAWIPRRAGERGAIEVGALPSLLPGGRPATDPRARDEVAAVWGVAQLPHHYGRDTDRIVEAAATGELRALVVAGVEVADLPDPARAREALDAVRFLVSLELRPSDITEHADVVLPVAAVAEKAGTFLNWEGRVRLFEAALKPDQMTRSLAPTDLRVLQMLADAMDVHLGLPDLRTARAELDRLGAWDGLRATDPLAIAAQLPRPAAGEAVLAGHRLLLDQGRLQEGDDALVGTRHAAHARVSAATAAEAGVENGGVLAVSGPSGTVELPLEITEMPDRVVWLPLNSTGGGVASDTGALPGTLVRIGPATLTAEAPKEVEA
- the nuoH gene encoding NADH-quinone oxidoreductase subunit NuoH; translated protein: MSPYLAAEDLSMFGRDPWWLVVIKAVFCFAFLMVTVLFSIVWERKVVAWMQLRIGPNRHGPWGMLQSLADGIKLMLKEDVIVKRADKVVYVLAPIVAAIPAFMAIAVIPFGPAGNEISIFGHRTAMQLTDLPIAALYILAVASVGIYGIVLAGWSSGSTYPLLGGLRSCAQMISYEIAMGAAFASVFLYSGSMSTSRIVEQQHDRWYILLLPVSFIIYIVTMVGETNRAPFDMPESEGDLVGGFNTEYSSIKFAMFMLAEYVNMVTVSAVSTTLFLGGWRAPWPISGFWEGANHGWWPLLWFVVKVQLLLFFFIWLRGTLPRVRYDQLMKLGWKVLIPVSVVWLMLVATVRALRNENYGFSDIALYVVGGVLALLLVSFVIDTFREKTKEASPPAEGPAAFDPMAGGFPVPPLPGQTLPPVPRRRSRGERELIVSGGPDTVSDGSSDGKEASDG
- the nuoI gene encoding NADH-quinone oxidoreductase subunit NuoI; translated protein: MAEEPKETKPGFQNPVAGFGVTFKAMFKKRLTEQYPEQQKTTAPRFHGRHQLNRHPDGLEKCVGCELCAWACPADAIYVEGADNTEEERYSPGERYGRVYQINYARCILCGLCIEACPTRALTMTNQFELADSSRANLIYTKEQLLAGLEEGMVDTPHAIYPGTDEQDYYRGLVTEAAPGTVRQVAVSKGEQHQSAGPSGAAEEQGADA
- a CDS encoding NADH-quinone oxidoreductase subunit J — encoded protein: MSAQLAAYSTSTGEAFQFWVLGTVAVIGALCTVFMKKAVHSALCLAGTMIVLAVFYLANGAYFLGIVQIVVYTGAIMMLFLFVVMLVGVTAADSLKETIKGQRWLALVCGLGFGILLLAGIGNASLKEFNGLGQANANGNVEGLAALIFTKYVFAFEITGALLITAAVGAMVLTHRERTERAKTQRELSEQRVREGKHLPPLPAPGVYARHNAVDIAGLLPDGTPSELSVNKTLRDRGQIRDVSDEALGDLKALEQRTAERLERTEGKRSALKRTEEASK
- the nuoK gene encoding NADH-quinone oxidoreductase subunit NuoK, yielding MNPVNYLYLAALLFTIGATGVLIRRNAIVVFMCIELMLNACNLAFVAFSRMHGNLDGQIIAFFTMVVAAAEVVVGLAIIVSLFRTRHSASVDDASLMKL
- the nuoL gene encoding NADH-quinone oxidoreductase subunit L, giving the protein MENLIALLIAAPLLGAAVLLCGGRRLDAVGHWIGTVLAAASFVLGVVLFADMLGKGADHRTLTEHLFSWVPVAGFQADVTFRLDQLSMTFVLLITGVGSLIHLYSVGYMEHDERRRRFFGYLNLFLAAMLLLVLADNYLLLYVGWEGVGLASYLLIGFWQHKPSAATAAKKAFLVNRVGDMGLSIAIMLMFTTFGTFAFGPVLSHVGNAGEGKLTAIALMLLLAACGKSAQVPLQSWLGDAMEGPTPVSALIHAATMVTAGVYLIVRSGAIFNAAPDAQLVVTVVGAVTLLFGAIVGCAKDDIKKALAGSTMSQIGYMVLAAGLGPIGYVFAIMHLVTHGFFKAGLFLGAGSVMHGMNDEVDMRRYGGLRKYMPVTFVTFGLGYLAIIGFPGLSGFFSKDKIIEAAFAKGGTEGWILGGAALLGAAITAYYMTRVMLMTFFGEERWRHAETPSPAEPSVEPAAETRGEHAEPHPHESPKVMTIPMIVLAFGSVFAGGFFSIGDRFVHWLEPVTGHEEGNSPVSALTVTAATLVLLVVGVAIAYAQYGRRPVPVVAPRGSLLTRAARRDLLQDDFNHVVLVRGGEHLTRSLVYVDHTLVDGVVNGTAASVGGLSGRLRRLQNGYARSYAVSMFGGAAVLVALTLLMRAV
- a CDS encoding NADH-quinone oxidoreductase subunit M, with the translated sequence MSFPLLTATAVLPAVGAIATAAVPAAQRTVAKWLALVVSLATFVLAAIVAIRFEPGGARYQFTESHAWIKDFGVRYELGVDGIAVALIALTALLIPFVILAGWHDADPLETGSRRWRPTQGFFALILAVEAMVILSFEATDVFVFYIFFEAMLIPMYFLIGGFGDRAHEHGEKAASTQRSYAAVKFLLYNLVGGLIMLAAVIGLYVQAGTFSLPEIVQARASGSLHMATSTERWLFLGFFFAFAVKAPLWPLHTWLPNAMGEATAPVAVLITAVVDKVGTFAMLRFCLQLFPEASKWATPAILVLALISIIYGALLAVGQRDIKRLVAYASISHFGFIIMGIFAMTSQGQSGATLYMVNHGISTAALMLVAGFLISRRGSRLIADYGGVQKVAPVLAGTFLIGGLATLSLPGLAPFVSEFLVLVGTFTRHPAIGIIATFGIVLAALYTLVLYQRTMTGPVKAEVAEMPDLRVRELLVVAPLIALLIFLGVYPKPVTDIVNPAVQQTMSDVHQTDPKPEVEAAK